From Eptesicus fuscus isolate TK198812 chromosome 14, DD_ASM_mEF_20220401, whole genome shotgun sequence, one genomic window encodes:
- the POLM gene encoding DNA-directed DNA/RNA polymerase mu isoform X1 has product MLPRRRQARVGTPCAVSSAVRFPGVAIYLAEPRMGRSRRAFLTRLALSKGFRVLDAYSSEVTHVVMEQTSAAEAVRWQDSRPAPPPGCTHPALLDISWFTESMAAGQPVPVEGRHCLQVAVPREVLPNPVWMPLYACQRPTPLTHHNTSLSEALEVLAEAAGFEGSEGRLLSFCRAASMLKALPCPVTALSQLQGLPHFGEHSCRVIQELLEHGVCEEVERVQRSERYQSMKLFTRIFGVGVRTADQWYREGLRTLDDVWKQVQRLTRQQKAGLQHYQDLSTPVQRPDAEALRQVVAEAVGWALPRATVTLAGGFRRGKLQGHDVDFLITHPEEGQEVGLLPRVMRYLEQQGLVLYQQHQRRPSGEPARLAPKGRSMDTFERSFCIFRLPRPPGSAEAGTRSPHPSWKAVRVDLVVAPISQFPFALLGWTGSKHFERELRRFSRKERGLWLNSHGLFDPEQKTFFQAAAEEDVFRHLGLAYLPPEQRNA; this is encoded by the exons ATGCTCCCGAGACGGCGGCAGGCGCGGGTCGGGACCCCCTGCGCCGTCTCCTCCGCCGTGCGCTTCCCCGGCGTCGCCATCTACTTGGCGGAACCGCGCATGGGCCGCAGCCGCCGGGCCTTCCTCACGCGCCTGGCGCTGTCCAAGGGCTTCCGCGTGCTGGACGCCTACAG CTCCGAGGTGACACACGTGGTGATGGAGCAGACCTCAGCCGCGGAGGCCGTCCGCTGGCAGGACAGcaggccggcccctcccccaggttgcacccacccagccctgctGGACATCAGCTGGTTCACAGAGAGcatggcagctgggcagccggtCCCTGTGGAGGGCCGGCACTGCCTGCAG GTGGCTGTGCCGAGGGAGGTGCTGCCAAACCCAGTGTGGATGCCACTCTATGCCTGCCAGCGTCCCACGCCCCTCACACACCACAACACCAGCCTCTCG GAGGCGCTGGAGGTGCTGGCAGAAGCTGCGGGCTTTGAAGGCAGCGAGGGCCGCCTCCTTTCCTTCTGCAGAGCAGCCTCCATGCTCAAGGCGCTGCCCTGCCCCGTCACAGCCCTGAGCCAGCTGCAGGGCCTGCCCCATTTCGGAGAGCATTCCTGCAGGGTCATCCAG GAGCTGCTGGAACACGGAGTGTGTGAGGAGGTGGAGCGAGTCCAGCGCTCAGAGCGGTACCAGAGCATGAAG CTCTTCACCCGGATCTTCGGGGTTGGAGTGAGGACTGCTGACCAGTGGTACCGGGAAGGCCTGCGGACGCTGGACGACGTCTGGAAGCAGGTGCAGAGGCTGACCCGGCAGCAGAAAGCAG GCCTCCAGCACTACCAGGACCTGAGCACCCCCGTCCAGCGGCCGGACGCCGAGGCCCTGCGGCAGGTGGTGGCGGAGGCTGTGGGATGGGCCCTTCCTCGGGCCACCGTCACGCTGGCTGGTGGCTTCCGGAG GGGGAAGTTGCAGGGCCACGACGTGGACTTCCTCATCACCCACCCCGAGGAGGGCCAGGAGGTGGGGCTGCTGCCCAGGGTGATGCGCTACTTGGAGCAGCAG ggccTTGTCCTGTATCAGCAGCATCAGCGCCGCCCCAGTGGAGAGCCTGCTCGCCTGGCCCCGAAGGGCCGCTCCATGGACACCTTTGAGCGGAGCTTCTGCATCTTCCGTCTGCCGAGGCCCCCAGGGTCTGCCGAGGCGGGGACTcggagcccccacccctcctggaaGGCTGTGCGTGTGGACCTGGTGGTCGCCCCCATCAGCCAGTTCCCCTTTGCCCTGCTGGGCTGGACTGGCTCCAAG CATTTCGAGCGGGAGCTTCGCCGATTTAGCCGGAAGGAGCGGGGTCTGTGGCTGAACAGCCATGGGCTGTTTGACCCGGAGCAG AAGACCTTTTTCCAAGCGGCTGCCGAGGAGGACGTCTTCAGACATCTGGGCCTGGCGTACCTTCCCCCAGAGCAGAGAAACGCCTGA
- the POLM gene encoding DNA-directed DNA/RNA polymerase mu isoform X2 → MLPRRRQARVGTPCAVSSAVRFPGVAIYLAEPRMGRSRRAFLTRLALSKGFRVLDAYSSEVTHVVMEQTSAAEAVRWQDSRPAPPPGCTHPALLDISWFTESMAAGQPVPVEGRHCLQVAVPREVLPNPVWMPLYACQRPTPLTHHNTSLSEALEVLAEAAGFEGSEGRLLSFCRAASMLKALPCPVTALSQLQGLPHFGEHSCRVIQELLEHGVCEEVERVQRSERYQSMKLFTRIFGVGVRTADQWYREGLRTLDDVWKQVQRLTRQQKAALPGPEHPRPAAGRRGPAAGGGGGCGMGPSSGHRHAGWWLPEGLVLYQQHQRRPSGEPARLAPKGRSMDTFERSFCIFRLPRPPGSAEAGTRSPHPSWKAVRVDLVVAPISQFPFALLGWTGSKHFERELRRFSRKERGLWLNSHGLFDPEQKTFFQAAAEEDVFRHLGLAYLPPEQRNA, encoded by the exons ATGCTCCCGAGACGGCGGCAGGCGCGGGTCGGGACCCCCTGCGCCGTCTCCTCCGCCGTGCGCTTCCCCGGCGTCGCCATCTACTTGGCGGAACCGCGCATGGGCCGCAGCCGCCGGGCCTTCCTCACGCGCCTGGCGCTGTCCAAGGGCTTCCGCGTGCTGGACGCCTACAG CTCCGAGGTGACACACGTGGTGATGGAGCAGACCTCAGCCGCGGAGGCCGTCCGCTGGCAGGACAGcaggccggcccctcccccaggttgcacccacccagccctgctGGACATCAGCTGGTTCACAGAGAGcatggcagctgggcagccggtCCCTGTGGAGGGCCGGCACTGCCTGCAG GTGGCTGTGCCGAGGGAGGTGCTGCCAAACCCAGTGTGGATGCCACTCTATGCCTGCCAGCGTCCCACGCCCCTCACACACCACAACACCAGCCTCTCG GAGGCGCTGGAGGTGCTGGCAGAAGCTGCGGGCTTTGAAGGCAGCGAGGGCCGCCTCCTTTCCTTCTGCAGAGCAGCCTCCATGCTCAAGGCGCTGCCCTGCCCCGTCACAGCCCTGAGCCAGCTGCAGGGCCTGCCCCATTTCGGAGAGCATTCCTGCAGGGTCATCCAG GAGCTGCTGGAACACGGAGTGTGTGAGGAGGTGGAGCGAGTCCAGCGCTCAGAGCGGTACCAGAGCATGAAG CTCTTCACCCGGATCTTCGGGGTTGGAGTGAGGACTGCTGACCAGTGGTACCGGGAAGGCCTGCGGACGCTGGACGACGTCTGGAAGCAGGTGCAGAGGCTGACCCGGCAGCAGAAAGCAG CACTACCAGGACCTGAGCACCCCCGTCCAGCGGCCGGACGCCGAGGCCCTGCGGCAGGTGGTGGCGGAGGCTGTGGGATGGGCCCTTCCTCGGGCCACCGTCACGCTGGCTGGTGGCTTCCGGAG ggccTTGTCCTGTATCAGCAGCATCAGCGCCGCCCCAGTGGAGAGCCTGCTCGCCTGGCCCCGAAGGGCCGCTCCATGGACACCTTTGAGCGGAGCTTCTGCATCTTCCGTCTGCCGAGGCCCCCAGGGTCTGCCGAGGCGGGGACTcggagcccccacccctcctggaaGGCTGTGCGTGTGGACCTGGTGGTCGCCCCCATCAGCCAGTTCCCCTTTGCCCTGCTGGGCTGGACTGGCTCCAAG CATTTCGAGCGGGAGCTTCGCCGATTTAGCCGGAAGGAGCGGGGTCTGTGGCTGAACAGCCATGGGCTGTTTGACCCGGAGCAG AAGACCTTTTTCCAAGCGGCTGCCGAGGAGGACGTCTTCAGACATCTGGGCCTGGCGTACCTTCCCCCAGAGCAGAGAAACGCCTGA